The Bacteroides acidifaciens genome includes a region encoding these proteins:
- a CDS encoding DUF3440 domain-containing protein, giving the protein MGEKKVTGTKNVYELAQERLKVIFNEFDNIYVSFSGGKDSGVLLNMCIDYIRKNNLKRRIGVFHMDYEIQYKMTIDYVDRILEANKDILEVYRVCIPFRVSTCTSMYQSFWRPWEDSKKNIWVRSMPKKAMTKDDFPFYNTTMWDYEFQMRFAQWIHNKNDAVRTCCLIGIRTQESFNRWRCIYMSRKFQMYHKYKWTSKVGNDIYNAYPIYDWKTTDVWTANGKFQWDYNTLYDLYYRAGVNLERQRVASPFINEAQESLQLYRVLDPNTWGKMIGRVNGVNFTGMYGGTHAMGWQSVKLPEGYTWREFMYFLLSTLPERARKNYLRKLSVSVNFWRTKGGCLGEATIKKLIDAKVPIIVMDNSNYKTLKKPVRMEYQDDIDIPEFREIPTYKRMCICIIKNDHACKYMGFSPTKEEMSKRSQIMEQYRIIVS; this is encoded by the coding sequence ATGGGGGAAAAGAAGGTTACGGGCACAAAAAATGTATATGAACTGGCACAAGAGCGACTGAAGGTTATATTTAACGAGTTTGATAATATCTATGTATCTTTCTCCGGCGGCAAGGATAGTGGAGTATTGTTGAACATGTGCATTGACTATATCCGGAAGAATAACTTGAAAAGACGTATCGGAGTCTTTCATATGGATTACGAGATTCAATATAAGATGACCATTGATTATGTAGACCGGATTCTGGAAGCTAATAAGGATATCCTGGAGGTGTACCGTGTGTGTATTCCTTTCCGCGTATCTACATGTACATCTATGTACCAATCATTCTGGCGTCCTTGGGAAGACAGCAAGAAGAATATATGGGTGCGCTCCATGCCCAAAAAGGCAATGACCAAGGATGACTTTCCTTTTTATAACACAACGATGTGGGATTATGAGTTCCAGATGCGATTTGCGCAATGGATACATAATAAGAATGACGCAGTGCGGACTTGCTGCCTGATTGGGATTCGCACGCAGGAAAGTTTCAACCGGTGGCGGTGTATCTACATGAGCCGCAAGTTTCAAATGTATCATAAGTACAAGTGGACATCGAAAGTGGGGAACGACATTTATAATGCCTATCCTATCTACGACTGGAAAACGACGGATGTATGGACTGCCAACGGAAAGTTCCAATGGGATTATAATACACTGTATGACCTTTATTATCGGGCAGGTGTCAATTTGGAACGGCAGCGTGTGGCGAGTCCCTTCATTAATGAGGCACAGGAGAGCCTTCAGCTCTATCGCGTGCTCGATCCCAATACATGGGGCAAGATGATAGGACGGGTGAACGGTGTCAACTTCACCGGAATGTATGGCGGTACCCATGCCATGGGATGGCAATCGGTGAAACTGCCCGAAGGATATACATGGCGTGAGTTTATGTACTTCCTGTTGTCTACCTTGCCGGAGCGGGCACGGAAGAATTATCTTCGGAAGTTGTCGGTGAGCGTAAATTTCTGGCGGACGAAAGGGGGCTGTCTGGGTGAAGCCACCATCAAGAAACTGATTGATGCCAAAGTGCCGATTATTGTCATGGACAACAGTAACTATAAGACGTTGAAGAAGCCGGTGCGCATGGAATATCAGGATGATATTGATATACCGGAGTTTAGGGAGATACCTACCTATAAGCGAATGTGCATCTGTATCATCAAGAACGACCATGCCTGCAAGTATATGGGATTCTCGCCGACGAAGGAAGAGATGAGTAAAAGAAGTCAAATAATGGAACAATATAGAATCATAGTGTCATGA
- the dnaB gene encoding replicative DNA helicase codes for MSEILNPQDAELEEIVLGACLLESKAITLVADILRPEVFYTETNREIYSALQSMYRAGKAIDIMTAKEELARRGKLEFIGGPYTIVRISARVVSSAHLEYHARILKQKYIRREAILAFHKLLALAADETIDIDDTLTDAYTLFDRLEKERGNAEHLRSMLQLMEDTIKQIEVRIASNKNGVTGLPTGFADLDRLTCGWQPGDEVVIAARPAVGKTAFALHLARAAAIAGYHIAVYSLEMQGERLGDRWLLAAAPRVNPDHLRSGQLTPNELQQIHEASTELSRLPIHIDDNPSVSMDYVRSSAKLLHSKGKCDGIIIDYLQLCDMKSDQNNRNREQEVAQASRKAKMLAKELNIPVILLSQLNRNVEGRPDNRPSLSDLRESGAIEQDADLVLMLSRPALSGRETDRKSSYPTEGLGVIDVVKHRNGTTKELYFRHDPSMTKLEDYVPGIDWMKKHTTA; via the coding sequence ATGAGTGAAATTTTAAACCCGCAGGATGCCGAGCTCGAGGAAATAGTACTCGGCGCCTGCCTGCTGGAAAGCAAAGCCATCACACTGGTTGCAGACATATTGCGACCGGAAGTCTTTTACACTGAAACAAACCGTGAGATTTATTCCGCCTTGCAGAGCATGTACCGTGCCGGAAAGGCAATAGACATCATGACGGCAAAAGAGGAACTTGCCCGGCGCGGCAAGCTCGAATTCATAGGCGGGCCTTACACAATAGTACGCATCAGCGCCCGTGTAGTGTCCAGTGCCCATCTCGAATACCATGCCCGGATTCTGAAACAGAAATATATCCGCCGTGAAGCGATTCTGGCATTCCACAAACTTCTGGCACTGGCGGCCGATGAAACAATCGACATAGATGATACACTGACTGATGCCTATACCCTTTTCGACCGGTTGGAGAAAGAGCGTGGCAATGCCGAACATCTTCGTTCCATGTTGCAACTTATGGAAGATACTATCAAGCAGATAGAAGTCCGCATTGCCTCTAACAAGAATGGTGTCACGGGGCTGCCTACCGGATTTGCCGACCTCGACCGCCTGACGTGCGGCTGGCAACCCGGTGACGAGGTGGTTATCGCCGCCCGTCCCGCAGTAGGCAAAACCGCCTTTGCCCTGCACCTGGCACGGGCTGCCGCTATTGCCGGATACCATATCGCTGTATATAGCCTCGAAATGCAGGGCGAACGCCTGGGAGATCGCTGGTTACTGGCTGCCGCTCCGAGGGTCAACCCTGACCACCTCCGCAGCGGACAGCTTACTCCCAATGAGTTACAACAGATACACGAAGCATCAACAGAGCTGTCACGCCTGCCTATTCACATCGATGATAACCCATCAGTGAGCATGGATTATGTCCGCTCTTCGGCAAAACTGCTACATAGCAAAGGGAAATGTGACGGTATCATCATTGACTACCTGCAACTGTGCGACATGAAAAGCGACCAGAACAACCGCAACCGTGAGCAAGAGGTAGCCCAGGCCAGCCGTAAAGCCAAGATGCTGGCAAAAGAGTTGAATATCCCCGTGATACTTCTCAGCCAGTTGAATCGTAATGTGGAAGGACGTCCCGACAATCGCCCCAGCCTGAGCGACCTTCGGGAAAGTGGAGCTATCGAACAAGACGCGGACTTGGTACTGATGCTTTCACGTCCCGCCCTTTCAGGACGTGAGACAGACCGCAAGAGTTCATATCCTACCGAAGGACTGGGAGTGATAGATGTTGTCAAACACCGTAACGGAACAACCAAGGAGCTTTACTTCAGACATGATCCGAGCATGACAAAGCTGGAAGACTACGTGCCCGGAATAGATTGGATGAAAAAGCATACAACTGCTTAG
- a CDS encoding DUF4248 domain-containing protein: MEEVRFCVRCYDKLELARMYFPYLSDPVSVAKLRRWIRNCMPLMEELTAGDFHPKLKMFSAREVRLIVRYLGEPDGYILMHEHADVR; this comes from the coding sequence ATGGAAGAAGTTAGATTTTGTGTGAGATGCTATGATAAGTTAGAACTGGCAAGGATGTATTTTCCTTATTTGAGTGACCCTGTATCCGTAGCCAAACTTCGCCGTTGGATACGTAACTGTATGCCTTTGATGGAGGAATTGACGGCAGGGGATTTTCACCCGAAACTGAAAATGTTCAGCGCACGGGAGGTTCGCTTAATCGTACGTTATTTGGGAGAACCGGACGGCTATATTCTTATGCATGAACATGCTGATGTAAGATGA
- a CDS encoding HU family DNA-binding protein, producing the protein MAQKYVVVERKNPLKPQEPAKFYAMARSNRRVDTDEIISRISERSSFSIGELKGCITEFLLEMKNQLALGNIVLLGDMGSFRITISTGNATETAEKFKAATCIKISRVRFRPGNMLVDMCKAMKYTLIKPDKEEGDDDVTVPDPNPDDGNGGETPDPDPAA; encoded by the coding sequence ATGGCACAGAAGTATGTAGTAGTGGAACGGAAGAACCCATTAAAGCCACAGGAACCGGCTAAGTTTTATGCGATGGCACGTAGCAACCGAAGGGTGGATACAGACGAGATAATCAGTCGTATCTCAGAACGTTCTTCCTTTTCCATTGGCGAACTGAAAGGTTGCATCACGGAGTTTTTGTTGGAAATGAAGAATCAGTTGGCACTGGGTAATATTGTCCTTTTGGGGGATATGGGGAGCTTCCGTATAACGATTTCCACCGGCAATGCGACAGAAACGGCAGAGAAATTCAAGGCAGCCACCTGTATCAAGATATCGCGCGTCCGTTTTCGTCCGGGAAATATGCTCGTAGATATGTGTAAGGCGATGAAGTACACCTTGATTAAGCCGGACAAAGAGGAAGGCGATGATGATGTCACTGTTCCCGATCCGAACCCGGATGATGGAAACGGCGGAGAAACTCCCGATCCGGATCCGGCAGCATAA
- a CDS encoding smalltalk protein, translated as MKKSIWKQILQIIITVATSIVSALGVTSCAAHI; from the coding sequence ATGAAAAAATCTATTTGGAAACAAATCTTGCAAATCATTATCACTGTAGCCACTTCAATCGTGTCCGCCCTGGGCGTAACGTCTTGTGCAGCTCACATCTAA
- a CDS encoding N-acetylmuramoyl-L-alanine amidase, producing the protein MKELKEFSLKEEYVPRSIQYIVVHCSATRANIPFTEEQLLKCHLKRGFKCIGYHFYVTKDGILHHTRPMSEIGAHALGFNLHSLGICYEGGLDESGKPADTRTALQKETLRRVLSELKGLYPEVRIVGHYQLSADVHKACPCFDARKEYADL; encoded by the coding sequence ATGAAAGAATTGAAAGAATTTTCTCTGAAAGAGGAATATGTGCCACGGAGCATCCAGTACATTGTCGTACATTGCAGTGCTACACGGGCAAATATCCCCTTCACGGAAGAGCAATTGCTCAAATGTCATTTAAAGCGTGGATTCAAGTGCATCGGCTATCATTTCTACGTGACGAAAGACGGGATTCTCCATCATACCCGCCCGATGAGTGAGATCGGAGCGCATGCGTTGGGATTCAACTTGCATAGTTTAGGGATTTGCTATGAAGGCGGATTGGACGAATCGGGAAAGCCGGCTGATACCAGGACTGCTTTGCAGAAAGAGACGCTTCGGCGGGTATTGAGTGAGTTGAAAGGACTCTATCCCGAAGTAAGGATTGTAGGGCATTACCAGTTGAGTGCGGATGTTCATAAGGCATGTCCTTGCTTTGACGCAAGAAAAGAGTATGCGGATTTGTAA
- a CDS encoding beta-ketoacyl-ACP synthase III translates to MDKINAVITGVGGYVPDYILTNDEISKMVDTTDEWIMGRIGIKERHILKEEGLGTSYIARKAAKQLIQRTQTNPDDVDLVIVATTTPDYRFPSTASILCERLGLRNAFAFDMQAVCSGFLYALETGANFIRSGNYKKIIVVGAEKMSSIVNYTDRATCPIFGDGGAAVMLEPTTEDLGVMDAVLRTDGKGLPFLHIKAGGSVCAPSYYTLDNQMHYIYQEGRTVFKYAVANMADACESVIERNHLSKEEIDWVIPHQANQRIITAVTQRLGIPSEKVMVNIERYGNTSAGTLPLCLWDFEKKLKKGDNVILTAFGAGFAWGAIYLKWGYDGKKG, encoded by the coding sequence ATGGATAAAATTAACGCAGTAATTACAGGAGTTGGAGGATATGTACCCGATTATATCTTGACTAATGATGAAATTTCCAAGATGGTAGATACCACCGATGAATGGATTATGGGACGTATCGGAATCAAGGAAAGGCATATCCTGAAAGAGGAAGGGCTGGGAACTTCGTACATAGCACGCAAGGCTGCGAAACAGTTGATACAACGCACCCAAACGAATCCGGATGATGTTGACCTGGTTATTGTCGCCACCACCACTCCCGATTATCGCTTTCCTTCCACAGCTTCTATCCTATGCGAAAGGCTGGGACTAAGAAACGCTTTCGCTTTTGATATGCAAGCTGTATGCAGCGGCTTCTTGTATGCATTGGAAACAGGAGCAAATTTCATCCGTTCGGGAAATTACAAGAAGATTATAGTTGTAGGAGCCGAAAAGATGTCGTCAATCGTCAATTATACAGACCGTGCAACTTGTCCGATTTTTGGTGATGGCGGAGCAGCCGTCATGCTGGAACCGACAACAGAAGATTTAGGTGTTATGGATGCTGTGTTAAGGACGGACGGCAAAGGGTTGCCTTTCCTGCATATAAAAGCCGGCGGTTCCGTATGCGCTCCTTCTTATTATACGCTAGATAACCAAATGCATTATATCTATCAGGAAGGACGCACTGTATTCAAGTATGCTGTAGCCAATATGGCTGATGCCTGCGAATCTGTTATCGAAAGAAATCATTTAAGCAAGGAAGAGATTGACTGGGTGATTCCCCACCAAGCCAACCAACGTATCATCACTGCTGTGACTCAGCGTTTAGGAATACCGTCCGAAAAAGTCATGGTCAATATAGAACGGTACGGAAATACTAGTGCCGGTACACTCCCACTCTGCCTCTGGGATTTTGAGAAAAAGCTCAAGAAGGGAGACAATGTGATTCTTACAGCATTCGGAGCCGGATTTGCGTGGGGAGCTATTTATTTGAAGTGGGGATATGACGGGAAGAAAGGATAA